In Streptomyces longhuiensis, the following proteins share a genomic window:
- a CDS encoding alpha/beta fold hydrolase — MTDPATSAWHRCESNPVRDLPLHDLAGFTHCWVDADGVRLHAVQGGQPTGPAVVLLAGFPQTWWAWRKVMASLAGRFHVIAIDLPGQGHSERPERSYDTHTIAAHVHAAVKALGVSTYWLAAHDIGAWVAFSLALKFESQLRGLALLDAGIPGITLPEAIPTDPDQAWKTWHFAFHLVPDLPETLLAGRERDYVGWFLKVKAHSPDTFEDAELDHYAAAIAVDGGLRASLAYYRDAAESARKNHEALERQHLTVPILGISSSHGSIPDMAASISPWADDATGLVVPDAGHFIPDEQPEAVAAAIAEFILDRD, encoded by the coding sequence GTGACTGACCCTGCGACCAGCGCATGGCACCGCTGTGAAAGTAACCCTGTCCGCGATCTGCCCCTGCACGACCTGGCGGGATTCACTCACTGCTGGGTTGATGCCGACGGCGTCCGCCTTCATGCCGTCCAAGGCGGCCAGCCGACCGGCCCGGCCGTCGTCCTGCTCGCCGGATTCCCGCAAACCTGGTGGGCATGGCGAAAGGTCATGGCCAGCCTCGCCGGCCGGTTCCACGTCATCGCGATCGACCTGCCGGGACAGGGCCACTCCGAGCGCCCGGAGCGCAGCTACGACACGCACACGATCGCCGCGCATGTCCACGCCGCCGTGAAGGCTCTCGGCGTGTCGACCTACTGGCTGGCCGCCCACGACATCGGCGCCTGGGTCGCCTTCTCCCTCGCACTCAAATTCGAGAGCCAACTGCGTGGGCTCGCATTGCTCGACGCCGGAATTCCCGGCATCACCCTCCCCGAAGCGATCCCCACCGACCCGGATCAGGCGTGGAAGACCTGGCACTTCGCATTCCACCTTGTGCCCGACCTGCCGGAGACGCTGCTTGCCGGCCGCGAACGGGACTACGTCGGCTGGTTCCTGAAAGTGAAGGCCCACTCTCCTGACACGTTCGAGGACGCCGAACTCGACCACTACGCAGCGGCCATCGCCGTCGACGGTGGCCTCCGCGCTTCCCTCGCCTACTACCGAGACGCCGCCGAGTCGGCGCGCAAGAACCACGAGGCGCTCGAGCGGCAGCACCTGACTGTGCCCATCCTCGGAATCTCCAGCAGCCACGGCTCCATTCCGGACATGGCGGCTTCCATCAGCCCGTGGGCCGACGACGCCACCGGACTCGTCGTGCCCGACGCCGGACACTTCATCCCCGATGA
- a CDS encoding TetR/AcrR family transcriptional regulator, whose translation MAGKKQFDMDTALDAAMIQFWRAGYADTSVDDLSQATGLNRSSIYSSLGDKDTLFLRCLDRYATRYGDKYDAALSCAASEPLTAVRAFFDVTLERIADPELPDGCLVAQSAMAIPALSQSIATHTKEALGFQRTRLRAALKAGRLTDEDAEAFAEHVAAVNQSLAVMSRAGASPTQLLAIVGVTVDALSHALHTRK comes from the coding sequence GTGGCGGGCAAGAAGCAATTCGACATGGACACAGCACTTGACGCCGCGATGATCCAGTTCTGGCGCGCCGGCTACGCCGACACCTCAGTGGACGATCTGTCCCAGGCAACCGGCCTGAACCGCAGCTCCATCTACTCCTCGCTCGGCGACAAGGACACCCTCTTCCTGCGCTGCCTGGATCGCTACGCCACGCGCTACGGCGACAAGTACGACGCCGCCCTGTCGTGTGCAGCCTCGGAGCCTCTTACAGCCGTTCGTGCATTCTTCGACGTCACCCTCGAGCGCATCGCCGATCCCGAACTGCCGGACGGATGCCTGGTGGCCCAATCGGCCATGGCAATTCCAGCGCTGAGCCAGAGCATCGCGACACACACGAAGGAGGCGCTGGGCTTCCAGCGCACGCGCCTACGCGCCGCACTCAAGGCAGGCCGATTGACCGACGAGGACGCCGAGGCCTTCGCTGAACACGTGGCCGCCGTGAACCAGTCCCTCGCCGTCATGAGCAGAGCCGGGGCGAGCCCGACGCAACTCCTGGCCATCGTGGGCGTAACCGTCGACGCGCTCTCACACGCGCTGCACACACGCAAGTAG
- a CDS encoding CGNR zinc finger domain-containing protein has protein sequence MVTDREQQDVLLELLNSTPVVNGVVQDQLADPQEARSWQQAHGGSGSADELRSLVRARDALQNVVRGSRPATSLAPLLKGVTSRPELSPEGVSWALEAPAERQMAVEVVMAWSAVQQTMPGRLRSCANPECRLFLIDRSKTNKARWCSMAVCGNRMKARRHYQRIRDAAAE, from the coding sequence ATGGTGACCGACCGAGAGCAGCAAGACGTACTGCTGGAGCTCCTCAACAGCACGCCGGTGGTCAATGGCGTCGTCCAGGACCAGCTGGCAGATCCGCAGGAGGCCCGATCCTGGCAGCAGGCCCACGGCGGCAGTGGAAGCGCGGACGAGCTGCGTAGCCTCGTGCGGGCGCGCGATGCCCTTCAAAACGTGGTGCGCGGCAGCCGGCCCGCCACTTCGCTGGCTCCGCTCCTCAAAGGCGTCACCTCCCGACCTGAGCTCTCCCCTGAGGGAGTGTCGTGGGCCCTGGAAGCCCCCGCGGAGCGCCAGATGGCAGTGGAAGTGGTCATGGCGTGGAGCGCGGTGCAACAGACAATGCCCGGACGGCTACGGTCGTGTGCCAACCCGGAGTGCCGGCTGTTCCTCATCGACCGCAGCAAAACCAACAAGGCCCGCTGGTGCTCGATGGCAGTCTGCGGTAACCGTATGAAGGCACGGCGCCACTACCAGCGCATCCGCGACGCCGCAGCCGAGTAA